Proteins co-encoded in one Hymenobacter swuensis DY53 genomic window:
- a CDS encoding TonB family protein: MSLSFTHSAWPRVLVAACLAGAIVPDAQAQKSVKKPVPAASTTPPRIYSLYEVQTRPEYAEGEYALRQYLQTQLRRPAAVKAGTERGVVTVSFIVQPDGRLTDAFVARGLSAASNAEALRLVQAMPRWRPARYQDKAVAVQYPISIPFEPPIQKTVTVRGETDLSGLEGSGRVMEEVVENKIYTYVEQMPVFPGGQSGLINYIQASLRYPAEAAQKQVEGKVFVKFTVEPGGKAINPEIIKGLGAGCDEEVLRVIRVLPPFEPGKQNGRTVSVSYTVPVTFSLQTTPGAPGVTIPPAPTLPKPEEKVYTYVEQMPRLAGTTEATIASALQAAVVLPKEILQGTTEGRVYVSFVVGLDGQAEDAKILRSLCPACDAAALAAVAKLPRLEPGRQNGRTVRVQLTQALQLYSPTHVFEPREAATQATFPGGGVALRQYFTEKLKEPKVLTKENLRGAVEVRFVVQADGRIGSGEVVRPLCRSCDEEALRLVRTMPVWAPARDVTGQPIAVRQSVIIPMPAPELPRKNAGAIED, translated from the coding sequence ATGTCTTTATCGTTTACCCACTCCGCGTGGCCTCGTGTGCTAGTAGCGGCTTGTCTGGCCGGAGCCATAGTGCCTGATGCGCAAGCCCAGAAGTCCGTTAAAAAGCCTGTTCCGGCCGCTAGTACTACTCCGCCCCGCATCTACAGTCTGTATGAAGTGCAGACGAGGCCGGAATACGCGGAAGGTGAATACGCACTGCGGCAATACCTACAGACCCAGCTGCGCCGGCCCGCCGCCGTGAAGGCCGGCACGGAGCGGGGTGTGGTAACGGTCAGCTTCATCGTGCAGCCGGATGGCCGCCTCACCGATGCCTTTGTGGCCCGGGGCCTCAGTGCCGCCAGTAACGCCGAGGCCCTGCGTCTGGTGCAGGCCATGCCCCGCTGGCGCCCCGCCCGCTACCAGGACAAGGCCGTGGCGGTGCAGTACCCTATTTCTATCCCATTCGAGCCTCCCATCCAGAAAACCGTTACCGTCCGGGGTGAAACCGATTTATCGGGTCTGGAGGGCAGTGGGCGTGTGATGGAAGAAGTGGTGGAGAACAAGATATACACCTACGTGGAGCAGATGCCAGTCTTCCCCGGCGGACAGTCAGGCCTCATCAACTACATTCAGGCCAGTCTGCGCTACCCCGCCGAGGCCGCGCAGAAACAGGTGGAGGGCAAAGTATTCGTGAAATTCACGGTGGAGCCCGGCGGTAAAGCTATCAACCCGGAAATCATAAAAGGCCTGGGAGCCGGCTGCGACGAAGAAGTGCTGCGGGTAATTCGGGTGCTGCCGCCCTTTGAGCCGGGCAAGCAGAATGGCCGCACCGTGTCAGTATCGTACACAGTACCGGTTACCTTCAGTCTGCAAACCACCCCGGGTGCGCCCGGCGTAACCATTCCGCCCGCTCCCACCCTGCCCAAACCCGAGGAAAAAGTGTACACCTACGTGGAGCAGATGCCTCGGCTGGCCGGCACCACCGAAGCCACCATTGCCTCCGCTTTGCAGGCAGCCGTGGTACTGCCCAAGGAAATCCTGCAGGGCACCACTGAGGGCCGGGTGTACGTGAGCTTCGTGGTGGGACTGGATGGCCAAGCCGAAGACGCCAAAATCCTCCGCTCCCTGTGCCCTGCCTGCGACGCGGCCGCCCTGGCCGCCGTAGCCAAACTGCCGCGCCTGGAGCCCGGCCGGCAAAACGGCAGAACGGTGCGCGTGCAGCTGACCCAGGCGCTCCAGCTCTACAGCCCGACCCACGTTTTCGAACCCCGTGAGGCAGCCACGCAGGCCACTTTTCCCGGCGGCGGCGTAGCTCTGCGCCAGTACTTTACTGAGAAGCTGAAGGAGCCGAAAGTACTGACCAAAGAAAACCTGCGGGGAGCCGTGGAAGTACGCTTCGTAGTGCAGGCCGATGGCCGGATTGGGTCCGGCGAGGTAGTGCGCCCGCTTTGCCGCAGCTGCGACGAAGAGGCCCTGCGGCTGGTGCGCACCATGCCGGTCTGGGCTCCGGCCCGTGACGTTACCGGGCAGCCAATTGCCGTGCGCCAGAGTGTTATTATTCCGATGCCCGCCCCCGAGCTGCCGCGCAAAAACGCCGGAGCCATCGAAGACTGA
- a CDS encoding penicillin acylase family protein: MLRFLPGTLVLLVTLTLTWVLNTKQGDVPPVARLLSPYRGFWQNAETPADFPPQQTLHLAGLHQPVRVRFDDRRVPHIFAQNDHDLYYTQGYLTARDRLWQMEFMTRVAAGRISEVVGPKTLEYDRFQRRMGLPYGAENSLRAMLKNDTTRLVLESYSAGVNAYISSLSPKEYPFEYKFLDYVPEPWQPLKCALLLKLMAWDLSGRSDDLRLSNILSKYGPKVTQDLFPDYPFREDPIVPVGTPLDFKPLPVPASPPSFTAALSDKVPEREPDAELGSNNFAVAGSRSASGLPLLANDPHLQLNLPSIWYQVQLHAPGQNVYGVTIPGAPAVIIGFNEQVAWGVTNVGGDVLDWYQLKLRDNTKREYWHDGRWKPVRRVVERIVVRGLPDRLDTVLYTHHGPVVYDHDEKPFNPQTPTQHAMRWTAHEGADEVLAFVKLNHARNYQDYDRALRTYASPAQNFIFASNQNDIAIRPNGHYPLKWPEQGKFILDGTDARTDWQGWIPMTQTPRVQNPARGFVSSANQHSAGPDYPYYIGWDYAPWDRGHRINQQLAKMRRATADTLRLLQNDNLGINAQTMLPWMLATINGSKMIDNCYAPPAPNSPEYAAVRALAKWDYHYTTDAVAATIFELWYQELVKRLWDDDFGKPATGLEMRAPSQDRTNRLLLTQSGNPATCFQGGSLWIDDRCTPQKENVHDLLTESLHFAVDSLTRKFGPQGPKWGWANQKSTDINHLAQLPGFGHQDIVCAGSRGTVNATTSRNGPSWRMVVALGPQVKAYGIFPGGQSGNPASAYYDDMLESWRVGKLDELVFLRAADENHPRLQAAWRLEQ, translated from the coding sequence ATGCTTCGATTTCTTCCGGGCACTCTGGTGCTCCTCGTTACGCTTACCCTTACCTGGGTCCTGAACACCAAGCAGGGCGACGTGCCGCCCGTGGCGCGCCTGCTGAGCCCGTACCGGGGCTTCTGGCAGAATGCCGAAACCCCGGCTGACTTCCCGCCGCAGCAAACCCTGCACCTCGCCGGCCTGCACCAGCCCGTGCGCGTACGGTTCGACGACCGGCGGGTGCCCCACATTTTTGCCCAGAACGACCACGACTTATACTACACCCAGGGCTACCTCACGGCCCGGGACCGGCTCTGGCAGATGGAGTTTATGACCCGCGTGGCCGCCGGCCGCATTTCAGAGGTTGTAGGACCAAAAACCTTGGAGTACGACCGGTTTCAGCGGCGCATGGGCCTGCCCTACGGGGCCGAAAACTCATTGCGGGCCATGCTGAAAAACGACACGACGCGGCTGGTGCTGGAGTCGTACTCGGCGGGGGTGAATGCCTATATCAGCAGCCTCTCGCCAAAAGAGTACCCGTTTGAATACAAGTTCCTCGATTACGTGCCCGAGCCCTGGCAGCCGCTCAAGTGCGCCCTGCTGCTGAAGCTGATGGCCTGGGACCTGAGCGGCCGCTCCGACGACCTGCGCCTGAGCAACATCCTGAGCAAGTACGGCCCCAAGGTGACCCAGGACCTGTTCCCGGATTACCCGTTTCGCGAAGACCCCATTGTGCCAGTAGGCACGCCGCTGGATTTCAAGCCGCTGCCGGTGCCGGCCTCGCCGCCTTCGTTCACGGCAGCCTTGTCGGATAAGGTGCCCGAGCGGGAGCCGGATGCCGAGCTGGGCTCCAACAATTTTGCCGTGGCGGGCAGCCGCTCGGCCTCGGGCCTGCCACTGCTGGCCAACGACCCGCATTTGCAACTGAACCTGCCCAGCATCTGGTATCAGGTGCAGCTGCACGCGCCCGGCCAGAACGTGTACGGCGTGACGATTCCGGGTGCGCCGGCCGTGATTATCGGCTTCAACGAGCAGGTGGCCTGGGGCGTGACCAACGTGGGCGGCGACGTGCTGGACTGGTACCAACTCAAATTGCGGGACAACACGAAACGCGAGTACTGGCACGACGGCCGCTGGAAACCGGTGCGCCGTGTGGTGGAGCGCATTGTGGTGCGCGGCCTCCCCGACCGCCTCGACACAGTGCTCTACACCCACCACGGCCCCGTGGTATACGACCACGACGAGAAGCCCTTCAACCCGCAGACGCCCACCCAACACGCCATGCGCTGGACGGCCCACGAGGGGGCCGACGAGGTACTGGCCTTCGTGAAGCTCAACCACGCCCGCAACTACCAGGATTACGACCGGGCCCTGCGCACCTATGCCTCCCCGGCTCAGAATTTCATCTTCGCCAGCAACCAGAATGACATTGCCATCCGGCCCAACGGCCATTACCCGCTGAAGTGGCCCGAGCAGGGCAAGTTTATTCTGGATGGCACCGATGCCCGCACCGACTGGCAAGGCTGGATTCCGATGACGCAGACGCCGCGGGTGCAGAACCCGGCCCGGGGCTTCGTATCGTCGGCCAACCAGCACTCCGCCGGGCCCGACTACCCCTATTATATTGGTTGGGACTACGCGCCCTGGGACCGGGGCCACCGCATCAACCAGCAGCTAGCCAAGATGCGCCGCGCCACCGCCGACACCCTGCGCCTGCTCCAGAACGACAACCTCGGCATCAACGCCCAAACCATGCTGCCGTGGATGCTGGCCACGATAAATGGCAGCAAGATGATCGATAACTGCTATGCGCCGCCCGCTCCGAATTCGCCGGAATATGCGGCAGTGCGGGCGTTGGCAAAGTGGGACTACCACTATACTACCGACGCCGTAGCCGCCACCATTTTTGAGCTATGGTACCAAGAGCTGGTGAAACGCCTCTGGGACGATGATTTCGGTAAACCGGCTACCGGGCTGGAAATGCGCGCCCCCTCGCAGGACCGCACAAATCGGTTGTTACTTACCCAATCGGGTAATCCGGCTACCTGCTTCCAGGGTGGCAGCCTTTGGATTGACGACCGGTGTACGCCGCAGAAGGAAAATGTGCACGACCTGCTGACGGAGTCCCTGCACTTCGCCGTGGATTCGCTGACCCGCAAATTCGGACCGCAGGGGCCGAAGTGGGGCTGGGCCAACCAGAAAAGCACCGACATCAACCACTTGGCCCAGCTGCCGGGCTTCGGGCACCAGGATATCGTGTGCGCCGGCAGCCGCGGCACCGTCAATGCCACTACCTCGCGCAACGGCCCCTCCTGGCGGATGGTGGTGGCGCTGGGGCCGCAGGTGAAGGCCTACGGCATTTTCCCCGGCGGGCAGAGCGGCAACCCAGCCTCGGCGTACTATGATGATATGCTGGAAAGCTGGCGCGTGGGCAAGCTGGACGAGCTGGTATTTCTGCGCGCCGCCGACGAAAACCACCCCCGCCTGCAAGCCGCGTGGCGGCTGGAGCAGTAG
- a CDS encoding outer membrane beta-barrel protein — MCKPFYFITAALLLPLTAALGQSQTTKGTRTLGIASSDSYYDSGSYGSDLNLSVSPSVGKFFADNWAFGVAVPLSYYYRSYKREDSRGHNVVLGLAPWLRYYIPSESRHRLFAEAQAGVLADAYWGRRSVYDPIVNNRTEKYSGTDFGYLAGVGAGYSYFLTPNVGLEGVLSYNRGGFDNGNGALGLSIGLRAYLGQ; from the coding sequence ATGTGCAAACCCTTTTACTTTATTACCGCCGCATTATTGCTGCCTCTTACCGCAGCTCTCGGCCAAAGTCAGACCACCAAAGGCACCCGTACTCTGGGCATTGCCAGCAGTGACTCGTATTACGATTCTGGTTCCTACGGTTCAGATCTGAATTTGTCGGTATCTCCTTCTGTCGGCAAGTTTTTTGCCGACAACTGGGCGTTTGGCGTGGCTGTACCACTTTCGTATTACTATCGAAGCTATAAGAGGGAAGACAGCCGTGGCCACAATGTAGTATTGGGGCTGGCGCCTTGGCTTCGGTACTACATTCCTTCCGAGAGCCGCCACCGTTTATTTGCAGAGGCGCAGGCAGGCGTACTGGCCGATGCCTATTGGGGACGCCGCTCTGTGTACGACCCAATTGTTAATAACCGGACAGAGAAGTATAGCGGAACAGATTTCGGCTATCTGGCTGGTGTTGGAGCTGGCTACTCGTATTTCCTGACGCCTAACGTTGGCTTGGAAGGAGTTCTGAGCTACAACAGAGGCGGTTTTGACAACGGCAATGGGGCACTAGGATTAAGCATTGGCCTACGGGCCTACCTAGGCCAGTAG
- a CDS encoding septal ring lytic transglycosylase RlpA family protein yields MKLTLRLHLSGLMMGLLLVLLTAFMASARTRQACDDEKAPAAAKKTTVMRGRASWYGREHQGMRTSSGERFDRNKYTCAHKTLPFGTRLRVSNPETGKAVIVRVTDRGPFRHQRILDLAEVAARPLGIVTHGAVSVVAEVVPATTPLGPTDAPEELAALAADSTITAEIHTDIRPGQTEAADVALLAEPTATFVIQAGTFGDPRNARAVMDKIQSVEPKLLVTTVATTTAEGKALNRVVVGRFATQAEADEVRLRLARVGVAGLVRQGENL; encoded by the coding sequence ATGAAGTTGACTCTACGACTACATCTCTCGGGCTTGATGATGGGCCTGCTCCTCGTGTTGCTGACGGCCTTCATGGCCTCGGCGCGCACCCGGCAGGCATGTGATGATGAAAAAGCCCCGGCCGCCGCTAAAAAAACAACCGTAATGCGGGGCCGCGCCTCCTGGTACGGTCGTGAACACCAAGGAATGCGCACCAGCAGCGGTGAGCGGTTTGACCGCAACAAATACACCTGCGCCCACAAAACCTTGCCCTTCGGCACCCGCCTGCGGGTTTCCAACCCCGAAACCGGCAAAGCAGTAATAGTACGCGTAACCGATCGGGGCCCGTTCCGCCACCAGCGCATTCTGGATCTGGCCGAAGTAGCGGCCCGCCCGCTGGGCATCGTCACGCACGGTGCCGTATCGGTAGTGGCTGAAGTTGTACCCGCTACTACTCCCCTGGGCCCAACCGATGCCCCGGAAGAACTGGCTGCCCTAGCCGCCGACTCTACCATTACCGCCGAAATTCACACCGATATTCGCCCCGGCCAGACGGAAGCGGCTGATGTAGCCCTGCTGGCCGAACCCACCGCCACCTTTGTAATTCAGGCCGGTACCTTTGGCGACCCGCGCAACGCCCGTGCCGTGATGGACAAAATCCAGAGTGTGGAGCCGAAGCTGCTGGTAACCACCGTGGCCACCACTACTGCCGAGGGCAAAGCCCTGAACCGCGTAGTAGTAGGCCGCTTCGCCACCCAAGCTGAGGCCGATGAAGTACGGCTCCGGCTGGCCCGCGTAGGCGTGGCCGGACTAGTCCGGCAGGGTGAGAATCTGTAA
- a CDS encoding LytR/AlgR family response regulator transcription factor, with the protein MSNPLACVIIDDEPLAQDLILKYAGRLGFLEVVAVFDNAIEALGKVEELRPDLIFLDVNMPEMNGIEFLKTFNEFKPAVILTTAYSEYAIQGFEYDVVDFILKPITFDRFVKAVNKVREKVRLKTPVPAAPSRPELPPANEPELTDKRRMLLIKENKRFLKVALAEVFFIEGMKDYLKIHTTGKVITTHMTMTKMEEMLHETDFLRVNRSYIVQKSAIKAINGNVIEMANNTEIPIGISYREMIKKMTDSGVL; encoded by the coding sequence ATGAGTAACCCGTTAGCGTGTGTCATCATTGACGATGAGCCCCTGGCCCAGGACCTGATTCTGAAGTATGCGGGGCGGCTGGGGTTTCTGGAAGTAGTGGCCGTGTTTGATAACGCCATTGAAGCCCTAGGGAAAGTGGAAGAGCTCCGGCCCGACCTCATTTTTCTGGATGTGAACATGCCCGAAATGAACGGCATTGAGTTCCTCAAAACCTTCAATGAGTTCAAGCCTGCCGTTATCCTGACAACCGCCTACTCAGAATACGCTATCCAGGGGTTTGAATACGATGTGGTAGACTTCATCCTGAAACCTATCACTTTTGACCGGTTTGTGAAGGCGGTAAATAAGGTGCGGGAGAAGGTGCGCCTTAAAACGCCGGTGCCCGCAGCACCTTCCCGGCCTGAGTTACCCCCAGCCAACGAGCCCGAGCTGACGGACAAACGGCGCATGCTATTGATTAAGGAGAACAAGCGGTTTCTGAAAGTAGCATTGGCCGAAGTGTTTTTCATTGAAGGCATGAAAGACTACCTAAAAATCCACACCACGGGCAAAGTCATCACCACCCACATGACGATGACCAAAATGGAGGAAATGCTACATGAAACCGATTTCCTGCGGGTCAACCGTTCCTATATTGTGCAGAAGTCGGCCATCAAAGCCATCAATGGCAACGTCATTGAAATGGCTAATAACACGGAAATACCTATTGGAATCAGCTACCGGGAGATGATCAAAAAGATGACCGACAGCGGGGTATTATAG
- a CDS encoding sensor histidine kinase gives MLDQSKGLTAILSGTNSNKNITILLHVLFWVVAYNWFAFQGRWLSGEGHPFVTMIIALDKNVVVLISFYLISYCIALKLPTPQIWGLVLGVLTIALICYSLLAYYTYNYINTTVPTMPLYFKNLVRSLSKQGAWTFLRDPEVLYFHFEQLVLAIFVPLIIKAFRAAFQSRIKSIALEKDNLKLELNFLRSQINPHFLFNTLNSVYSLIEDKDRTAASIVFSLSNMMRYALYDSNTTEVEVDKELAFIKNYIEIQTIRHSRRLEIEMDISHQIGHQSIPPLLLINFIENAIKHGVDKLIKKAWIRIKAYRDETGAFCFSVVNSKPPQSGEEVREGIGIRNTRRRLNIIYPALHSLEIKQSETQYAVLLKIW, from the coding sequence ATGCTGGACCAATCAAAAGGACTTACCGCCATTTTATCCGGTACCAACAGCAACAAGAATATCACTATTCTGCTGCACGTCCTGTTCTGGGTGGTGGCTTACAACTGGTTTGCCTTCCAGGGCCGCTGGCTCAGCGGCGAAGGCCACCCGTTCGTGACGATGATTATCGCACTGGACAAGAACGTGGTAGTGCTCATTTCCTTCTACCTGATTTCCTACTGCATCGCCCTCAAGCTGCCCACTCCCCAGATCTGGGGGCTGGTGCTGGGTGTGCTCACCATTGCCCTTATCTGCTACAGTCTGCTGGCCTATTACACCTATAACTACATCAATACAACGGTGCCCACCATGCCGCTGTATTTCAAAAACCTGGTGCGCAGCCTCTCCAAGCAAGGTGCCTGGACGTTCCTGCGCGACCCGGAAGTGCTCTACTTTCATTTCGAGCAGTTGGTGCTGGCCATTTTCGTCCCGCTTATTATCAAGGCCTTCCGGGCCGCTTTCCAGTCCCGCATCAAGAGTATTGCGCTGGAAAAGGACAATCTGAAACTGGAGCTCAACTTTCTTCGCTCCCAGATCAACCCGCATTTCCTGTTTAATACCTTGAATAGTGTATATTCACTCATTGAGGATAAGGACCGCACGGCGGCTTCCATCGTCTTCTCCCTCTCGAATATGATGCGCTACGCCCTTTATGACTCCAACACCACGGAGGTAGAGGTAGATAAAGAGCTGGCTTTCATCAAGAACTACATCGAAATTCAAACTATCCGCCACAGTCGGCGCCTGGAAATAGAAATGGATATTTCCCATCAGATAGGCCACCAGAGCATTCCGCCGCTGCTGCTTATCAACTTCATCGAGAATGCCATCAAGCACGGCGTGGATAAGCTCATTAAAAAGGCCTGGATCCGGATTAAGGCCTACCGCGACGAAACCGGCGCCTTCTGCTTTTCCGTGGTCAACTCCAAGCCGCCGCAGTCGGGGGAGGAAGTGCGGGAAGGAATTGGCATTCGCAACACCCGCCGCCGCCTCAATATTATCTATCCGGCCCTACATTCGCTGGAGATAAAGCAAAGCGAAACCCAATATGCTGTTCTGTTAAAAATCTGGTAG
- a CDS encoding peptidase domain-containing ABC transporter, whose translation MTTFPHYRQLESMDCGPTCLRMIARFYGKNFSLETLRQKTRHSRNGVSLLGISKAAEQIGFRAVGAKVHYKDLLTEANLPCIAHWDQNHFVVIYKVKKDRVFVADPGKSLLSYRKTEFLEKWQIGEGVKEEGIVLFVEPTPSFYSVEEEIDSSIGVAKILAYLTSHKHLFLQLLVGLLAGAFLQSLLPFLTQAIVDIGLNTRDVQFIYIVLAGQLLLSIGQTSVEFIRGWILLHISSRISIAILSDFLMKLLRLPLSFFDSRITGDIIQRINDQRRIELFLTGTLLNTLFSIISLLVFGSVLLSFNNSIFLIFMGGSLLYMAWVTIFLRYRKKLDYKRFAISSTSQNNIMQLIGGVHEIKLNDCGSYKLWEWERIQAKLFNYNTQTLALSQYQQLGAFFINQTKNILIIFYAAQAVLNGTLTLGEMLAIQFIVGQLNLPVEQLIQFMQTAQDAKISVDRLNDIHRVPDEEPEDKFLITNLPDEKSIHLRDVNFTYPGAGNHPVLRGIDLYIPPGKVTAIVGDSGSGKTTILKLLLKIYQPETGSISMEDTDYNSISHTAIRKECGVVMQEGFIFSDTIANNIMVSDEKKDLPKLLHAIRAANIEQFIKDSPLGLNTKIGAEGNGLSQGQKQRIFIARAIYKDPSFLFFDEATNALDANNEKIIMENLDRFFAGRTVVVVAHRLSTVKNADQIVVLNKGKVQEIGTHEELVGLRGHYYQLVHNQLELGN comes from the coding sequence ATGACAACGTTTCCTCATTACCGGCAGCTCGAATCCATGGATTGCGGGCCTACCTGCCTGCGGATGATAGCCCGGTTTTATGGCAAAAACTTCAGCCTTGAAACGCTGCGCCAGAAAACCCGCCACAGCCGCAACGGGGTGTCCCTGCTCGGCATCAGCAAGGCCGCCGAGCAGATTGGCTTCCGGGCCGTGGGCGCTAAAGTGCACTATAAAGACCTGCTCACGGAGGCCAACTTGCCCTGCATTGCCCACTGGGACCAGAACCATTTTGTGGTCATTTACAAGGTAAAGAAAGACCGGGTGTTTGTGGCCGACCCCGGCAAATCCCTGCTTTCGTACAGGAAAACGGAGTTTCTGGAGAAGTGGCAGATTGGGGAAGGGGTGAAGGAAGAAGGGATTGTGCTGTTTGTGGAGCCTACTCCATCCTTCTACTCGGTGGAGGAGGAAATTGACAGCTCCATTGGCGTGGCCAAAATTCTGGCTTACCTGACCAGCCATAAGCACCTGTTTCTGCAGCTGTTGGTGGGGCTGCTGGCGGGTGCGTTCCTACAAAGCCTGCTCCCATTCCTGACCCAGGCCATCGTGGATATCGGTCTCAACACCCGCGACGTACAGTTCATTTACATCGTGCTGGCTGGGCAGTTGCTCTTGTCCATCGGGCAAACCTCGGTGGAATTTATTCGGGGCTGGATTCTGCTGCACATCAGCAGCCGCATTAGCATTGCCATCCTCTCCGATTTCCTGATGAAGCTGCTGCGCCTGCCGCTTTCGTTCTTTGATTCGCGCATCACCGGCGACATCATACAGCGCATCAACGACCAACGCCGCATCGAGCTGTTTCTGACGGGCACGCTGCTGAACACGCTGTTTTCCATCATCAGCCTGCTGGTATTCGGGAGCGTGCTACTGTCATTCAACAATTCCATCTTCCTGATTTTCATGGGGGGCAGCCTGCTGTACATGGCCTGGGTGACCATCTTTCTGCGCTACCGCAAGAAGCTAGATTACAAGCGTTTTGCTATTTCCAGCACCAGCCAGAACAACATCATGCAGCTCATCGGCGGCGTCCACGAAATCAAGCTCAATGACTGCGGCAGCTACAAGCTCTGGGAATGGGAGCGAATTCAGGCCAAGCTGTTCAATTACAACACCCAGACGCTGGCGCTAAGCCAATATCAGCAGCTAGGCGCATTCTTCATCAACCAGACGAAGAATATCCTCATCATTTTTTACGCGGCGCAGGCCGTTCTGAACGGTACGCTTACGCTGGGCGAAATGCTGGCTATTCAGTTCATTGTGGGCCAGCTGAACCTGCCGGTGGAACAGCTCATCCAGTTCATGCAAACGGCCCAAGATGCCAAAATCAGCGTGGACCGGCTCAACGACATCCACCGGGTACCCGACGAGGAACCCGAAGATAAATTTCTGATTACCAACCTACCCGACGAAAAGTCCATTCATCTGCGCGACGTCAACTTCACCTATCCCGGGGCGGGTAACCACCCCGTGCTGCGCGGCATCGACCTGTACATTCCGCCGGGCAAGGTAACGGCCATTGTGGGCGACAGTGGCAGCGGCAAAACCACCATTCTGAAGTTGTTGCTGAAGATTTACCAGCCCGAAACCGGCAGTATCAGCATGGAGGACACCGATTACAACTCCATTTCCCATACGGCCATCCGCAAGGAGTGCGGCGTAGTGATGCAGGAAGGCTTCATCTTCTCCGATACCATTGCCAACAACATCATGGTGAGCGACGAGAAGAAGGACCTGCCTAAGCTGCTGCACGCCATCCGGGCCGCCAATATTGAGCAGTTCATCAAGGACTCCCCGCTGGGCCTCAACACCAAAATCGGGGCCGAGGGCAACGGCCTGAGCCAAGGCCAGAAGCAGCGGATTTTCATTGCCCGGGCCATTTACAAAGACCCCAGTTTCCTGTTTTTCGATGAGGCCACCAACGCCCTGGATGCCAATAACGAGAAGATCATTATGGAGAACCTGGACCGGTTTTTCGCGGGCCGGACGGTAGTGGTAGTCGCTCACCGGCTAAGCACCGTGAAGAATGCCGACCAGATTGTGGTGCTCAACAAAGGCAAAGTGCAGGAAATCGGCACCCACGAGGAGTTGGTCGGCCTGCGGGGGCACTACTATCAGTTGGTGCACAACCAGCTGGAGTTGGGCAACTAG
- a CDS encoding LLM class flavin-dependent oxidoreductase, translating into MKKLSIGLLDFGIRHTEMNSLLRVTDLLDYASRADLLGFSRLWISEHHISSKKQSWSNPTILLPLLAGMTSRIKIGVAGILLGIHQPYHVAGDYKMLNNLFPGRIDLGLANGGVMPTVAELATGIAGLNMPESFARHLEKLLFCLRNEEELLQLGTVIPPFKGTIPEVWSLTTNMGRGLQRAIDNRMNLSRSIFHKGADREFHKEELLAFKESFFALHGHYPQTNLVLAGAVHHTTAKAKAAVFATEEGYDYNIVGTANQFYDTALQYQQDYGFDEIILMNVAMKPKDRAVALELWSEAFSLKAPPVKAKKAAAV; encoded by the coding sequence ATGAAAAAGCTCTCCATTGGTTTATTGGATTTTGGCATTCGTCATACGGAGATGAACAGCCTGCTGCGCGTAACGGACCTGCTGGATTACGCCAGCCGAGCCGATTTACTGGGTTTTTCCCGGCTCTGGATCAGTGAGCACCACATTTCTTCCAAGAAGCAGTCCTGGAGCAACCCCACCATTCTGCTCCCCTTACTGGCCGGCATGACCAGTCGCATCAAGATTGGAGTAGCCGGAATTCTGCTGGGTATCCACCAGCCCTACCACGTAGCCGGCGACTACAAGATGCTCAACAATCTGTTTCCCGGCCGTATTGATCTGGGCCTGGCCAATGGCGGCGTGATGCCCACGGTGGCGGAGCTGGCCACCGGCATTGCGGGTTTGAACATGCCTGAGTCGTTTGCCCGCCACCTCGAAAAGCTACTGTTCTGCCTGCGCAACGAGGAAGAGCTCCTACAATTGGGCACCGTCATTCCCCCGTTTAAGGGCACTATCCCCGAAGTCTGGTCGCTGACGACCAATATGGGCCGGGGCCTGCAGCGCGCCATTGATAATAGGATGAACCTCTCGCGCTCCATCTTCCACAAGGGAGCCGACCGGGAGTTTCACAAGGAGGAGTTGCTGGCGTTTAAAGAGTCTTTCTTCGCCCTACACGGCCACTACCCGCAAACGAATCTGGTGCTGGCCGGGGCGGTGCACCACACCACGGCCAAAGCCAAAGCCGCCGTGTTTGCCACCGAGGAAGGCTACGACTACAACATTGTAGGCACCGCCAACCAATTTTATGACACGGCTCTGCAATACCAGCAGGACTATGGCTTCGATGAAATTATCCTGATGAACGTGGCCATGAAACCCAAGGACCGCGCCGTGGCCCTGGAGCTTTGGAGCGAAGCCTTCAGCCTGAAAGCTCCGCCGGTCAAAGCGAAAAAAGCCGCCGCCGTTTAG